From a single Pseudomonadota bacterium genomic region:
- a CDS encoding dihydrofolate reductase — protein MEICLVAALSRRNAIGLDNRLLWHLPRDMRHFKS, from the coding sequence GTGGAGATCTGCCTGGTGGCGGCCCTGAGCCGTCGCAACGCCATCGGCCTCGACAACCGTCTGCTCTGGCATCTCCCTCGGGATATGCGTCACTTCAAGTCG